One Vitis vinifera cultivar Pinot Noir 40024 chromosome 8, ASM3070453v1 genomic window carries:
- the LOC100854533 gene encoding uncharacterized protein LOC100854533, protein MEGSAGIGVGFMAVFAVSGSAVLIALQLHKRLLSDFMKKIESEIGGSGNYQAKKKVRFAETVVEPSSNNKEYRLKHTAKAARAGGVASMKKMEDAMPLNRRILYKGIIEYKALRGHCVSN, encoded by the exons ATGGAGGGTTCTGCAGGAATTGGAGTCGGATTCATGGCGGTGTTCGCTGTCTCAGGGAGTGCAGTCCTTATTGCACTGCAACTCCACAAGCGCCTCCTTTCTGATTTCATGAAGAAGATTGAGTCAGAAATTGGTG GTTCCGGAAATTACCAGGCAAAGAAAAAGGTCAGGTTTGCGGAAACGGTGGTGGAACCATCCTCTAATAACAAAGAATACCGACTGAAACACACCGCGAAGGCCGCGAGAGCTGGCGGAGTTGCATCAATGAAAAAGATGGAGGACGCCATGCCCCTCAACAGGCGTATTCTGTACAAAGGGATTATAGAGTATAAAGCCCTCAGAGGCCACTGTGTGTCAAATTGA